In a single window of the Drosophila albomicans strain 15112-1751.03 chromosome 3, ASM965048v2, whole genome shotgun sequence genome:
- the LOC117572192 gene encoding rap guanine nucleotide exchange factor 4 isoform X3, whose translation MLFRRSCTYNVEQSTRHYAKSSVTLCNLGVGATFGESILHDLPRDSTVVTKTTCELLRVEQQDFRLIWEKNKELMNDIITNCKIKNGFGPGVQPAAATSPTKRPLSPDHPNPALPITETPSPAMNRMGWALRTLLVVDNSSCLKDRKVSGKLIRKCAPGTELVDWLVNLAPIVHTRAQAAGMWQALLEEGVLTHVNKEQPFKDKCFLYRFRLDEEGGAPAAGIPQAEDLSAANEHIREALSALFQRGPDATLRMILRKPSHERTPEELELVFEELVHIAALSHLSTSIKRELSSIIVFEAHAQAGTILFNQGDEGRSWYILLKGSVDVVIHGKGTVATLKTGDDFGKLALINDAPRAATIVLKENNCHLLRVDKEHFNRILRDVEANTLRLQEHGKDVLVLERVAKQRGQHSAFKYTVMSGTPAKMLEHLLETRLGQSVSGMDPFLDDFLLTHIVFMPVVQLVDELANYFHCDAHEEAQTPEDREYIINFKKRVIQFMQKWVMAVRHAAFEEPSVCDFIEDLAAEVEADPDLNEETSIIHNVLTQMARYQEDRNQNAGQKWKLPTNGQPICLFSGNATPSKTVIRPDDDIIFRVYCADHTYCTLRFPMHTTAELIKACAADKLQLNRGPDDLCLVEVKSNGERSVFKDNDVSIPTGLTLNGRLFVSVKDHLDALTQLPEQECPTEGVDIDLEILSTKELAYHITIFEWDLFWAVHEYELLYHTFGRHHFGKITANLDVFLRRFNEVQYWIVTELVSTQSLSKRVGLVRKFIKLAAYCKEYQNLNAFFAIVMGLSNMAVTRLHQTWEKIPSKFRKIFQEFEALIDPSRNHRAYRVFVGKLQPPLIPFMPLLLKDMTFAHEGNKTSLDGLVNFEKMHMMAQTMRTIRFCRSRSLGLEPPSPKSEGEVRSYISSFRVIDNQRVLTAMSQKVEPTRKLN comes from the exons AAAAACAAGGAGTTGATGAATGACATTATCAccaattgcaaaattaaaaacg GTTTTGGTCCTGGCGTACAGCCCGCAGCAGCCACATCGCCAACAAAACGCCCACTCAGCCCGGATCATCCCAATCCTGCGCTGCCCATAACCGAG ACGCCGAGTCCTGCTATGAACCGCATGGGCTGGGCGCTGCGAACATTATTGGTAGTCGATAACTCAAGCTGTTTGAAGGATCGCAAG GTTTCGGGCAAATTAATACGCAAGTGTGCACCTGGCACTGAGCTCGTCGATTGGCTGGTCAACTTAGCCCCCATTGTCCACACACGCGCCCAGGCGGCGGGCATGTGGCAAGCTCTCCTCGAGGAAGGTGTACTGACACATG TGAACAAGGAGCAACCGTTCAAGGATAAATGCTTTCTGTATCGATTTCGCTTGGATGAGGAAGGCGGCGCACCGGCAGCCGGCATACCACAAGCTGAGGATCTCAGTGCAGCTAATGAGCACATACGTGAGGCATTGAGTGCACTCTTTCAACGCGGCCCTGATGCCACATTGCGTATGATATTGCGCAAGCC CTCACATGAACGCACACCCGAGGAATTGGAACTGGTATTTGAGGAACTTGTGCATATAGCTGCCCTCTCGCATCTGTCGACCAGCATTAAGCGAGAGTTATCCTCGATAATTGTATTCGAAGCTCACGCTCAGGCGGGCACCATAT TATTCAATCAAGGCGACGAAGGACGCTCCTGGTATATATTACTCAAAGGCTCCGTGGATGTTGTGATACATGGCAAAGGGACAGTTGCCACTCTGAAGACTGGCGATGATTTTGGCAAATTGGCTTTGATAAACGACGCACCCAG aGCTGCCACAATCGTTTTGAAGGAGAACAATTGTCATCTGCTGCGCGTGGACAAGGAGCACTTTAATCGCATTCTGCGGGATGTGGAGGCCAACACACTAAGATTGCAGGAGCACGGCAAGGATGTTTTAGTGCTCGAGCGTGTGGCCAAACAGCGTGGACAACATTCCGCATTCAA ATATACCGTGATGTCGGGCACACCAGCCAAAATGCTGGAACATTTGCTTGAGACACGTCTGGGACAGTCGGTCAGCGGCATGGATCCATTTCTCGATGACTTTCTGCTCACGCATATTGTATTTATGCCCGTCGTGCAGCTCGTCGACGAACTGGCCAACTA CTTTCATTGTGATGCCCACGAAGAGGCGCAAACCCCGGAGGATCGGGAGTACATCATTAACTTCAAGAAGCGCGTCATACAATTCATGCAAAAATGGGTGATGGCCGTGCGACATGCCGCCTTCGAGGAGCCAAGCGTATGCGATTTCATCGAAGATCTCGCTGCCGAGGTGGAAGCGGACCCCGATCTGAATGAGGAGACGAGCATCATACACAATGTGCTAACGCAGATGGCACGCTATCAGGAGGATCGCAATCAGAATGCCGGGCAAAAGTGGAAATTGCCAACGAATGGACAACCAATTTGTCTATTCAGTGGCAATGCGACGCCCTCAAAGACGGTTATACGACCCGATGATGATA TCATTTTCCGTGTGTATTGCGCCGACCACACATATTGCACTCTGCGCTTCCCCATGCACACAACGGCGGAGTTAATCAAGGCATGTGCCGCCGACAAGTTGCAATTGAATCGTGGCCCCGATGACTTGTGCCTCGTTGAGGTCAAATCGAATGGCGAACGTTCCGTGTTCAAGGATAACGATGTTAGCATACCCACGGGCCTCACGCTCAATGGCCGTTTGTTTGTCTCCGTCAAGGATCATCTCGATGCTTTG acacagctgCCGGAGCAGGAGTGCCCCACTGAGGGTGTCGACATCGATTTGGAAATCTTGAGCACCAAAGAACTTGCCTATCACATCACAATCTTTGAGTGGGATTTATTCTGGGCAGTCCACGAGTACGAGCTGCTCTATCACACCTTTGGGCGACATCACTTTGGCAAG ATTACTGCCAATTTGGATGTATTTCTGCGTCGCTTCAATGAGGTTCAGTACTGGATTGTCACCGAGCTCGTCTCGACCCAAAGTCTGAGTAAGCGTGTGGGTCTCGTACGGAAATTTATCAAGCTGGCCGCTTA CTGCAAGGAGTATCAGAATCTGAATGCCTTCTTTGCCATCGTTATGGGGCTCTCAAATATGGCCGTAACAAGGCTGCATCAGACCTGGGAGAAGATTCCATCGAAGTTTCGCAAAATCTTTCAGGAATTTGAGGCTCTCATCGATCCCAGTCGCAATCATCGAGCGTATCGCGTGTTTGTGGGCAAATTACAACCCCCTTTGATACCCTTCATGCCATTGCTGCTCAAGGACATGACCTTTGCGCATGAGGGCAACAAGACGAGTCTCGATGGTCTGGTCAACTTTGAGAAAATGCACATGATGGCACAAACAATGCGCACCATTCGCTTCTGTCGCTCACGAAGTTTGG GTCTGGAGCCACCATCCCCCAAGAGCGAGGGCGAAGTGCGTTCGTACATCAGCAGCTTTCGTGTGATTGACAATCAGCGCGTGTTAACCGCCATGTCCCAGAAGGTGGAGCCGACCAGGAAGCTAAACTAA
- the LOC117572192 gene encoding rap guanine nucleotide exchange factor 4 isoform X4 encodes MNDIITNCKIKNGFGPGVQPAAATSPTKRPLSPDHPNPALPITETPSPAMNRMGWALRTLLVVDNSSCLKDRKVSGKLIRKCAPGTELVDWLVNLAPIVHTRAQAAGMWQALLEEGVLTHVNKEQPFKDKCFLYRFRLDEEGGAPAAGIPQAEDLSAANEHIREALSALFQRGPDATLRMILRKPSHERTPEELELVFEELVHIAALSHLSTSIKRELSSIIVFEAHAQAGTILFNQGDEGRSWYILLKGSVDVVIHGKGTVATLKTGDDFGKLALINDAPRAATIVLKENNCHLLRVDKEHFNRILRDVEANTLRLQEHGKDVLVLERVAKQRGQHSAFKYTVMSGTPAKMLEHLLETRLGQSVSGMDPFLDDFLLTHIVFMPVVQLVDELANYFHCDAHEEAQTPEDREYIINFKKRVIQFMQKWVMAVRHAAFEEPSVCDFIEDLAAEVEADPDLNEETSIIHNVLTQMARYQEDRNQNAGQKWKLPTNGQPICLFSGNATPSKTVIRPDDDIIFRVYCADHTYCTLRFPMHTTAELIKACAADKLQLNRGPDDLCLVEVKSNGERSVFKDNDVSIPTGLTLNGRLFVSVKDHLDALTQLPEQECPTEGVDIDLEILSTKELAYHITIFEWDLFWAVHEYELLYHTFGRHHFGKITANLDVFLRRFNEVQYWIVTELVSTQSLSKRVGLVRKFIKLAAYCKEYQNLNAFFAIVMGLSNMAVTRLHQTWEKIPSKFRKIFQEFEALIDPSRNHRAYRVFVGKLQPPLIPFMPLLLKDMTFAHEGNKTSLDGLVNFEKMHMMAQTMRTIRFCRSRSLGLEPPSPKSEGEVRSYISSFRVIDNQRVLTAMSQKVEPTRKLN; translated from the exons ATGAATGACATTATCAccaattgcaaaattaaaaacg GTTTTGGTCCTGGCGTACAGCCCGCAGCAGCCACATCGCCAACAAAACGCCCACTCAGCCCGGATCATCCCAATCCTGCGCTGCCCATAACCGAG ACGCCGAGTCCTGCTATGAACCGCATGGGCTGGGCGCTGCGAACATTATTGGTAGTCGATAACTCAAGCTGTTTGAAGGATCGCAAG GTTTCGGGCAAATTAATACGCAAGTGTGCACCTGGCACTGAGCTCGTCGATTGGCTGGTCAACTTAGCCCCCATTGTCCACACACGCGCCCAGGCGGCGGGCATGTGGCAAGCTCTCCTCGAGGAAGGTGTACTGACACATG TGAACAAGGAGCAACCGTTCAAGGATAAATGCTTTCTGTATCGATTTCGCTTGGATGAGGAAGGCGGCGCACCGGCAGCCGGCATACCACAAGCTGAGGATCTCAGTGCAGCTAATGAGCACATACGTGAGGCATTGAGTGCACTCTTTCAACGCGGCCCTGATGCCACATTGCGTATGATATTGCGCAAGCC CTCACATGAACGCACACCCGAGGAATTGGAACTGGTATTTGAGGAACTTGTGCATATAGCTGCCCTCTCGCATCTGTCGACCAGCATTAAGCGAGAGTTATCCTCGATAATTGTATTCGAAGCTCACGCTCAGGCGGGCACCATAT TATTCAATCAAGGCGACGAAGGACGCTCCTGGTATATATTACTCAAAGGCTCCGTGGATGTTGTGATACATGGCAAAGGGACAGTTGCCACTCTGAAGACTGGCGATGATTTTGGCAAATTGGCTTTGATAAACGACGCACCCAG aGCTGCCACAATCGTTTTGAAGGAGAACAATTGTCATCTGCTGCGCGTGGACAAGGAGCACTTTAATCGCATTCTGCGGGATGTGGAGGCCAACACACTAAGATTGCAGGAGCACGGCAAGGATGTTTTAGTGCTCGAGCGTGTGGCCAAACAGCGTGGACAACATTCCGCATTCAA ATATACCGTGATGTCGGGCACACCAGCCAAAATGCTGGAACATTTGCTTGAGACACGTCTGGGACAGTCGGTCAGCGGCATGGATCCATTTCTCGATGACTTTCTGCTCACGCATATTGTATTTATGCCCGTCGTGCAGCTCGTCGACGAACTGGCCAACTA CTTTCATTGTGATGCCCACGAAGAGGCGCAAACCCCGGAGGATCGGGAGTACATCATTAACTTCAAGAAGCGCGTCATACAATTCATGCAAAAATGGGTGATGGCCGTGCGACATGCCGCCTTCGAGGAGCCAAGCGTATGCGATTTCATCGAAGATCTCGCTGCCGAGGTGGAAGCGGACCCCGATCTGAATGAGGAGACGAGCATCATACACAATGTGCTAACGCAGATGGCACGCTATCAGGAGGATCGCAATCAGAATGCCGGGCAAAAGTGGAAATTGCCAACGAATGGACAACCAATTTGTCTATTCAGTGGCAATGCGACGCCCTCAAAGACGGTTATACGACCCGATGATGATA TCATTTTCCGTGTGTATTGCGCCGACCACACATATTGCACTCTGCGCTTCCCCATGCACACAACGGCGGAGTTAATCAAGGCATGTGCCGCCGACAAGTTGCAATTGAATCGTGGCCCCGATGACTTGTGCCTCGTTGAGGTCAAATCGAATGGCGAACGTTCCGTGTTCAAGGATAACGATGTTAGCATACCCACGGGCCTCACGCTCAATGGCCGTTTGTTTGTCTCCGTCAAGGATCATCTCGATGCTTTG acacagctgCCGGAGCAGGAGTGCCCCACTGAGGGTGTCGACATCGATTTGGAAATCTTGAGCACCAAAGAACTTGCCTATCACATCACAATCTTTGAGTGGGATTTATTCTGGGCAGTCCACGAGTACGAGCTGCTCTATCACACCTTTGGGCGACATCACTTTGGCAAG ATTACTGCCAATTTGGATGTATTTCTGCGTCGCTTCAATGAGGTTCAGTACTGGATTGTCACCGAGCTCGTCTCGACCCAAAGTCTGAGTAAGCGTGTGGGTCTCGTACGGAAATTTATCAAGCTGGCCGCTTA CTGCAAGGAGTATCAGAATCTGAATGCCTTCTTTGCCATCGTTATGGGGCTCTCAAATATGGCCGTAACAAGGCTGCATCAGACCTGGGAGAAGATTCCATCGAAGTTTCGCAAAATCTTTCAGGAATTTGAGGCTCTCATCGATCCCAGTCGCAATCATCGAGCGTATCGCGTGTTTGTGGGCAAATTACAACCCCCTTTGATACCCTTCATGCCATTGCTGCTCAAGGACATGACCTTTGCGCATGAGGGCAACAAGACGAGTCTCGATGGTCTGGTCAACTTTGAGAAAATGCACATGATGGCACAAACAATGCGCACCATTCGCTTCTGTCGCTCACGAAGTTTGG GTCTGGAGCCACCATCCCCCAAGAGCGAGGGCGAAGTGCGTTCGTACATCAGCAGCTTTCGTGTGATTGACAATCAGCGCGTGTTAACCGCCATGTCCCAGAAGGTGGAGCCGACCAGGAAGCTAAACTAA
- the LOC117572192 gene encoding rap guanine nucleotide exchange factor 4 isoform X5: MSNKNKELMNDIITNCKIKNGFGPGVQPAAATSPTKRPLSPDHPNPALPITETPSPAMNRMGWALRTLLVVDNSSCLKDRKVSGKLIRKCAPGTELVDWLVNLAPIVHTRAQAAGMWQALLEEGVLTHVNKEQPFKDKCFLYRFRLDEEGGAPAAGIPQAEDLSAANEHIREALSALFQRGPDATLRMILRKPSHERTPEELELVFEELVHIAALSHLSTSIKRELSSIIVFEAHAQAGTILFNQGDEGRSWYILLKGSVDVVIHGKGTVATLKTGDDFGKLALINDAPRAATIVLKENNCHLLRVDKEHFNRILRDVEANTLRLQEHGKDVLVLERVAKQRGQHSAFKYTVMSGTPAKMLEHLLETRLGQSVSGMDPFLDDFLLTHIVFMPVVQLVDELANYFHCDAHEEAQTPEDREYIINFKKRVIQFMQKWVMAVRHAAFEEPSVCDFIEDLAAEVEADPDLNEETSIIHNVLTQMARYQEDRNQNAGQKWKLPTNGQPICLFSGNATPSKTVIRPDDDIIFRVYCADHTYCTLRFPMHTTAELIKACAADKLQLNRGPDDLCLVEVKSNGERSVFKDNDVSIPTGLTLNGRLFVSVKDHLDALTQLPEQECPTEGVDIDLEILSTKELAYHITIFEWDLFWAVHEYELLYHTFGRHHFGKITANLDVFLRRFNEVQYWIVTELVSTQSLSKRVGLVRKFIKLAAYCKEYQNLNAFFAIVMGLSNMAVTRLHQTWEKIPSKFRKIFQEFEALIDPSRNHRAYRVFVGKLQPPLIPFMPLLLKDMTFAHEGNKTSLDGLVNFEKMHMMAQTMRTIRFCRSRSLGLEPPSPKSEGEVRSYISSFRVIDNQRVLTAMSQKVEPTRKLN, translated from the exons ATGAGCAAT AAAAACAAGGAGTTGATGAATGACATTATCAccaattgcaaaattaaaaacg GTTTTGGTCCTGGCGTACAGCCCGCAGCAGCCACATCGCCAACAAAACGCCCACTCAGCCCGGATCATCCCAATCCTGCGCTGCCCATAACCGAG ACGCCGAGTCCTGCTATGAACCGCATGGGCTGGGCGCTGCGAACATTATTGGTAGTCGATAACTCAAGCTGTTTGAAGGATCGCAAG GTTTCGGGCAAATTAATACGCAAGTGTGCACCTGGCACTGAGCTCGTCGATTGGCTGGTCAACTTAGCCCCCATTGTCCACACACGCGCCCAGGCGGCGGGCATGTGGCAAGCTCTCCTCGAGGAAGGTGTACTGACACATG TGAACAAGGAGCAACCGTTCAAGGATAAATGCTTTCTGTATCGATTTCGCTTGGATGAGGAAGGCGGCGCACCGGCAGCCGGCATACCACAAGCTGAGGATCTCAGTGCAGCTAATGAGCACATACGTGAGGCATTGAGTGCACTCTTTCAACGCGGCCCTGATGCCACATTGCGTATGATATTGCGCAAGCC CTCACATGAACGCACACCCGAGGAATTGGAACTGGTATTTGAGGAACTTGTGCATATAGCTGCCCTCTCGCATCTGTCGACCAGCATTAAGCGAGAGTTATCCTCGATAATTGTATTCGAAGCTCACGCTCAGGCGGGCACCATAT TATTCAATCAAGGCGACGAAGGACGCTCCTGGTATATATTACTCAAAGGCTCCGTGGATGTTGTGATACATGGCAAAGGGACAGTTGCCACTCTGAAGACTGGCGATGATTTTGGCAAATTGGCTTTGATAAACGACGCACCCAG aGCTGCCACAATCGTTTTGAAGGAGAACAATTGTCATCTGCTGCGCGTGGACAAGGAGCACTTTAATCGCATTCTGCGGGATGTGGAGGCCAACACACTAAGATTGCAGGAGCACGGCAAGGATGTTTTAGTGCTCGAGCGTGTGGCCAAACAGCGTGGACAACATTCCGCATTCAA ATATACCGTGATGTCGGGCACACCAGCCAAAATGCTGGAACATTTGCTTGAGACACGTCTGGGACAGTCGGTCAGCGGCATGGATCCATTTCTCGATGACTTTCTGCTCACGCATATTGTATTTATGCCCGTCGTGCAGCTCGTCGACGAACTGGCCAACTA CTTTCATTGTGATGCCCACGAAGAGGCGCAAACCCCGGAGGATCGGGAGTACATCATTAACTTCAAGAAGCGCGTCATACAATTCATGCAAAAATGGGTGATGGCCGTGCGACATGCCGCCTTCGAGGAGCCAAGCGTATGCGATTTCATCGAAGATCTCGCTGCCGAGGTGGAAGCGGACCCCGATCTGAATGAGGAGACGAGCATCATACACAATGTGCTAACGCAGATGGCACGCTATCAGGAGGATCGCAATCAGAATGCCGGGCAAAAGTGGAAATTGCCAACGAATGGACAACCAATTTGTCTATTCAGTGGCAATGCGACGCCCTCAAAGACGGTTATACGACCCGATGATGATA TCATTTTCCGTGTGTATTGCGCCGACCACACATATTGCACTCTGCGCTTCCCCATGCACACAACGGCGGAGTTAATCAAGGCATGTGCCGCCGACAAGTTGCAATTGAATCGTGGCCCCGATGACTTGTGCCTCGTTGAGGTCAAATCGAATGGCGAACGTTCCGTGTTCAAGGATAACGATGTTAGCATACCCACGGGCCTCACGCTCAATGGCCGTTTGTTTGTCTCCGTCAAGGATCATCTCGATGCTTTG acacagctgCCGGAGCAGGAGTGCCCCACTGAGGGTGTCGACATCGATTTGGAAATCTTGAGCACCAAAGAACTTGCCTATCACATCACAATCTTTGAGTGGGATTTATTCTGGGCAGTCCACGAGTACGAGCTGCTCTATCACACCTTTGGGCGACATCACTTTGGCAAG ATTACTGCCAATTTGGATGTATTTCTGCGTCGCTTCAATGAGGTTCAGTACTGGATTGTCACCGAGCTCGTCTCGACCCAAAGTCTGAGTAAGCGTGTGGGTCTCGTACGGAAATTTATCAAGCTGGCCGCTTA CTGCAAGGAGTATCAGAATCTGAATGCCTTCTTTGCCATCGTTATGGGGCTCTCAAATATGGCCGTAACAAGGCTGCATCAGACCTGGGAGAAGATTCCATCGAAGTTTCGCAAAATCTTTCAGGAATTTGAGGCTCTCATCGATCCCAGTCGCAATCATCGAGCGTATCGCGTGTTTGTGGGCAAATTACAACCCCCTTTGATACCCTTCATGCCATTGCTGCTCAAGGACATGACCTTTGCGCATGAGGGCAACAAGACGAGTCTCGATGGTCTGGTCAACTTTGAGAAAATGCACATGATGGCACAAACAATGCGCACCATTCGCTTCTGTCGCTCACGAAGTTTGG GTCTGGAGCCACCATCCCCCAAGAGCGAGGGCGAAGTGCGTTCGTACATCAGCAGCTTTCGTGTGATTGACAATCAGCGCGTGTTAACCGCCATGTCCCAGAAGGTGGAGCCGACCAGGAAGCTAAACTAA
- the LOC117572192 gene encoding rap guanine nucleotide exchange factor 4 isoform X2 yields MAMEWITAMDKRPCDRNLRDVELISCRLRRVEPLCRLPGSALQQLAMCGFYEDLEKGVTLFRAGEQGRFWYAVLGGSLEVRYHAHSDADGKKNKELMNDIITNCKIKNGFGPGVQPAAATSPTKRPLSPDHPNPALPITETPSPAMNRMGWALRTLLVVDNSSCLKDRKVSGKLIRKCAPGTELVDWLVNLAPIVHTRAQAAGMWQALLEEGVLTHVNKEQPFKDKCFLYRFRLDEEGGAPAAGIPQAEDLSAANEHIREALSALFQRGPDATLRMILRKPSHERTPEELELVFEELVHIAALSHLSTSIKRELSSIIVFEAHAQAGTILFNQGDEGRSWYILLKGSVDVVIHGKGTVATLKTGDDFGKLALINDAPRAATIVLKENNCHLLRVDKEHFNRILRDVEANTLRLQEHGKDVLVLERVAKQRGQHSAFKYTVMSGTPAKMLEHLLETRLGQSVSGMDPFLDDFLLTHIVFMPVVQLVDELANYFHCDAHEEAQTPEDREYIINFKKRVIQFMQKWVMAVRHAAFEEPSVCDFIEDLAAEVEADPDLNEETSIIHNVLTQMARYQEDRNQNAGQKWKLPTNGQPICLFSGNATPSKTVIRPDDDIIFRVYCADHTYCTLRFPMHTTAELIKACAADKLQLNRGPDDLCLVEVKSNGERSVFKDNDVSIPTGLTLNGRLFVSVKDHLDALTQLPEQECPTEGVDIDLEILSTKELAYHITIFEWDLFWAVHEYELLYHTFGRHHFGKITANLDVFLRRFNEVQYWIVTELVSTQSLSKRVGLVRKFIKLAAYCKEYQNLNAFFAIVMGLSNMAVTRLHQTWEKIPSKFRKIFQEFEALIDPSRNHRAYRVFVGKLQPPLIPFMPLLLKDMTFAHEGNKTSLDGLVNFEKMHMMAQTMRTIRFCRSRSLGLEPPSPKSEGEVRSYISSFRVIDNQRVLTAMSQKVEPTRKLN; encoded by the exons AAAAACAAGGAGTTGATGAATGACATTATCAccaattgcaaaattaaaaacg GTTTTGGTCCTGGCGTACAGCCCGCAGCAGCCACATCGCCAACAAAACGCCCACTCAGCCCGGATCATCCCAATCCTGCGCTGCCCATAACCGAG ACGCCGAGTCCTGCTATGAACCGCATGGGCTGGGCGCTGCGAACATTATTGGTAGTCGATAACTCAAGCTGTTTGAAGGATCGCAAG GTTTCGGGCAAATTAATACGCAAGTGTGCACCTGGCACTGAGCTCGTCGATTGGCTGGTCAACTTAGCCCCCATTGTCCACACACGCGCCCAGGCGGCGGGCATGTGGCAAGCTCTCCTCGAGGAAGGTGTACTGACACATG TGAACAAGGAGCAACCGTTCAAGGATAAATGCTTTCTGTATCGATTTCGCTTGGATGAGGAAGGCGGCGCACCGGCAGCCGGCATACCACAAGCTGAGGATCTCAGTGCAGCTAATGAGCACATACGTGAGGCATTGAGTGCACTCTTTCAACGCGGCCCTGATGCCACATTGCGTATGATATTGCGCAAGCC CTCACATGAACGCACACCCGAGGAATTGGAACTGGTATTTGAGGAACTTGTGCATATAGCTGCCCTCTCGCATCTGTCGACCAGCATTAAGCGAGAGTTATCCTCGATAATTGTATTCGAAGCTCACGCTCAGGCGGGCACCATAT TATTCAATCAAGGCGACGAAGGACGCTCCTGGTATATATTACTCAAAGGCTCCGTGGATGTTGTGATACATGGCAAAGGGACAGTTGCCACTCTGAAGACTGGCGATGATTTTGGCAAATTGGCTTTGATAAACGACGCACCCAG aGCTGCCACAATCGTTTTGAAGGAGAACAATTGTCATCTGCTGCGCGTGGACAAGGAGCACTTTAATCGCATTCTGCGGGATGTGGAGGCCAACACACTAAGATTGCAGGAGCACGGCAAGGATGTTTTAGTGCTCGAGCGTGTGGCCAAACAGCGTGGACAACATTCCGCATTCAA ATATACCGTGATGTCGGGCACACCAGCCAAAATGCTGGAACATTTGCTTGAGACACGTCTGGGACAGTCGGTCAGCGGCATGGATCCATTTCTCGATGACTTTCTGCTCACGCATATTGTATTTATGCCCGTCGTGCAGCTCGTCGACGAACTGGCCAACTA CTTTCATTGTGATGCCCACGAAGAGGCGCAAACCCCGGAGGATCGGGAGTACATCATTAACTTCAAGAAGCGCGTCATACAATTCATGCAAAAATGGGTGATGGCCGTGCGACATGCCGCCTTCGAGGAGCCAAGCGTATGCGATTTCATCGAAGATCTCGCTGCCGAGGTGGAAGCGGACCCCGATCTGAATGAGGAGACGAGCATCATACACAATGTGCTAACGCAGATGGCACGCTATCAGGAGGATCGCAATCAGAATGCCGGGCAAAAGTGGAAATTGCCAACGAATGGACAACCAATTTGTCTATTCAGTGGCAATGCGACGCCCTCAAAGACGGTTATACGACCCGATGATGATA TCATTTTCCGTGTGTATTGCGCCGACCACACATATTGCACTCTGCGCTTCCCCATGCACACAACGGCGGAGTTAATCAAGGCATGTGCCGCCGACAAGTTGCAATTGAATCGTGGCCCCGATGACTTGTGCCTCGTTGAGGTCAAATCGAATGGCGAACGTTCCGTGTTCAAGGATAACGATGTTAGCATACCCACGGGCCTCACGCTCAATGGCCGTTTGTTTGTCTCCGTCAAGGATCATCTCGATGCTTTG acacagctgCCGGAGCAGGAGTGCCCCACTGAGGGTGTCGACATCGATTTGGAAATCTTGAGCACCAAAGAACTTGCCTATCACATCACAATCTTTGAGTGGGATTTATTCTGGGCAGTCCACGAGTACGAGCTGCTCTATCACACCTTTGGGCGACATCACTTTGGCAAG ATTACTGCCAATTTGGATGTATTTCTGCGTCGCTTCAATGAGGTTCAGTACTGGATTGTCACCGAGCTCGTCTCGACCCAAAGTCTGAGTAAGCGTGTGGGTCTCGTACGGAAATTTATCAAGCTGGCCGCTTA CTGCAAGGAGTATCAGAATCTGAATGCCTTCTTTGCCATCGTTATGGGGCTCTCAAATATGGCCGTAACAAGGCTGCATCAGACCTGGGAGAAGATTCCATCGAAGTTTCGCAAAATCTTTCAGGAATTTGAGGCTCTCATCGATCCCAGTCGCAATCATCGAGCGTATCGCGTGTTTGTGGGCAAATTACAACCCCCTTTGATACCCTTCATGCCATTGCTGCTCAAGGACATGACCTTTGCGCATGAGGGCAACAAGACGAGTCTCGATGGTCTGGTCAACTTTGAGAAAATGCACATGATGGCACAAACAATGCGCACCATTCGCTTCTGTCGCTCACGAAGTTTGG GTCTGGAGCCACCATCCCCCAAGAGCGAGGGCGAAGTGCGTTCGTACATCAGCAGCTTTCGTGTGATTGACAATCAGCGCGTGTTAACCGCCATGTCCCAGAAGGTGGAGCCGACCAGGAAGCTAAACTAA